CAATGGCCGTCACAACGGGCACGGCGACGGAATTCCCGAACTGTCGATAGGCCTGCGTATCTGAAACGGTGATCTTGAAATCGTCGGGGAATCCCATCAGGCGAGCGCATTCCCGCGGAGTGAGCCGGCGCGGATTCGCATGCGGATTGCCCTTCGATTTGCGCTGCGGTATCAGGATCTCAGATCCGTCTTTATAATAGCGAGCGGACAGCGTGCGAGCCTGCTCGTCGGGCCCTGTTAATCCGAATCCGAAGCCGTTGCCTTTCGCCGCATGCTTCTCTTTATACCGTTGCAGATAATCCCACAGGCGATCGGTTAACGTATATTTTTCTTCGACTTTATCGTCGAGAATCCAGCCGATACCCGGATAGAGAGGAAGAACAGGTCTTGATCCGAGATCGCGCGCCCGCTCTTTCAGCCGTGCAGGCAGAGGAAGCTCGTTAGGCTCGGGAAAGCTGAACTGGGCGGCCGCCGATGCGTTACGGAATCCGACAAGGTAGATGCGCTCGCGCTTCTGTGGAAGAACGGGGGCGGCGCTGATCACCCTGTATTCAAGATGATACCCGAGCTCTTCAAGCGTGCGAACGATGACGGCAAGCGTGCGCCCGCCATCATGCGAACGCAGGTTCTTCACGTTTTCGAGCAAGAAGGCCGACGGCTTGCGATCTCTTAAGATACGAGCGATCTCAAAGAACAGAGTACCCTGCGTTTCATCTTCGAAGCCGTGTTTACGCCCGAGGGCGTTTTTCTTCGAGACGCCGGCGATGCTGAACGGCTGACAGGGAAAACCGGCGCAGAGGATGTCAAAATCGGGAATCTCATCTGAAGCGATCTTATGAATATCACCGGCCGGACGCTCGCCAAAATTCGCCTCATAGGTGCGCTGCGAATGCACATCCCACTCCGACGAAAAGACGCAGCGCATGCCCTGCTTCTCAAAGCCAAGTCGGATGCCGCCAATACCCGCGAAAAGATCGATGAACCGCAATTCGTTCATAGCACGTCTACCTCTGCCCTTTTTAGGCGATGTCGATTTGCGGCTCACGGTTTTCAGTTTCGGCAGAATTCCGGGCCGCTTCGAGAACATTACCACGGCGGCCGGACATTTTCCTCATAAATCAGGGGTCCATTTCTCTGTAAAGTCGTCCAAGCGTTTCCACTGCCGTTCGTGTGCGCGGCGTCCATTCAAGGCCGCAGTTCATCCGGAAGCATCGCCGGTGCTCGCCCGACGCGTCAAAAAGAAAACCCGGGGCGATGCTGATCGAATGCTCCCGCGACAGGGCCGAGAGCTGTTGCGTATCGCTCTCCGTCTTCACCCAGATCGCATAACCGCCGCCAGGGCGTGAGATCTCTGCATGCGGGAAGGCCTTCACAAGCTCCTGTCTGTAACGGGCCGAAAGTCCGGCAAGCGTGGTGCGTAGCCTCTTTAAGTGGATCTCATAGCTGCGACGCCGCATAAAGTCGAGCGTGGCCGCCTGGGCAAGACGATTGGTGCTCAGGTTCAGGATGCGTTTTGTCGCTCCGATACGGCCTCCGAATTCCTTCGAGATCGCCCAGCCGATGCGCAGACCCGGCGAGATGATCTTTGATACGGAGCCGCAGAGCACACCCGAGGCATCTCCGCCGGCAAGCAGAGCCGGCGGACGCTCATCTCCCTCATAGAAGATGTCGCCGTAGATATCGTCTTCAATGATGGCAACGCCCTCGGCGCGAGCGATGGCGGCAATATCACGCTTCGCGTTAGCAGGCATAAGCGCTCCCGTCGGATTGCTGAAGTTCGGAATCAGGATAGCCGCCCTTGGCCGATGCATCTGCACGGCACGGGCAAAGTCCTCGGGCGAAACGCCGGTCGAAGGCGACGAATGGATCTCGATGGCGCGCAGGCCAAACAGCTCGATGATCTGATAGATGCCAAAGTAGGCCGGGCTCTCCACAAGCACCGTGTCGGAGTTCCTCTGCGCAAGCGTCATCAGCGATACAAAGAGCGCCTCGCTGCATCCGTTTGTGATGACGACGTCGTCTTCGTCGTAGACGCGCTTGCGACTTGAGTGCAGCACGGCCAGGAAGCGCCGCAGAGCGGGATTGCCCCGCGGATCTTCGTACCGGTGAGAATCCTCCGCCCGATTCTGCCGTGCAAGAGAACGCGAGATCTGCGCAAGAGGCAGAAAGCTGTCGGAGGGTACGGCCGCTCCGAAGCTGATCATGCGCGGATCGCCAAGATCCTTCAGTATCTGAGAGATGCGTCCGTCGATCGACACCTCGCTCACAAGCCGCACCGTCGGACTGGACCTTGCCAGAACAAAATGTCCCGACTGCGGTCGCGCCTCGATCCAGCCGTCCTGTTCGAGAAGGTGATAGGCCTCAAGCACCGTGCTCAGGCTGCACTGCTCTCTATGCTGCAGCGAGCGCAGAGAGGGCATGCGATCTCCGGGGCGTAAAACGCCCTGATCGATCTGCAGCTTGAGCCGGTCGGCGATGCTGCGGTAGAGAAGCTCCGATCTCATCGTGTCGTTTTCTCGCAAGTCCATGAAAAAGCAACTGTTACGGTATATTCTGAACTGTACCGGTATCAATCTGCAAAACTGTATCTACCGCCCTCCGGCCATCCATGTTAGTTTTTGCGCATGTCACCGAGCAAGCTGCCTATCTATCAGATCGATGCCTTCGCCGCAAAGCGTTTTGCCGGCAATCCGGCCGCCGTCGTGCCTTTAGACGTATGGCCGGCCGACGATGTGATGCAGCGCATTGCCGCCGAGAATAACCTCGCAGAAACGGCCTTTTTTGTGCGTGAAGGCGACGGGTATCGCATCCGCTGGTTCACGCCCACCGTCGAGGTCGATCTCTGCGGTCATGCAACGCTTGCCTCGGCATACGTACTCTGGGATCTGCTCGGCTCAACCGAACAGGAGCTGCTCTTTCAATCAAAGGGCGGCCCCCTTCCCGTAATTAGAAAGGACGATCTGCTTGTGCTCGATTTTCCGGCCCGGCCGGCCAGGCCCGTTACAGACGATAACGAAATCGAGCAGCTTGCGACCGCTCTCGGCCAGAGACCGGTCGAGCTGCTTAAAGCCAACAACTACATGGCCGTCTATAATAGCGGCGACGAGCTGCGCCGATTGCAGCCCGACTTCGCTCATTTAAAAAAGTTAGACGCCTTCGGCATCATCGCCACAGCGCCCGGCGATCAGCAAAACGATTATCTTTGTCGTTACTTCGCTCCCGGGGCAGGCGTGGACGAAGATCCGGCGACGGGATCGGCGCAGTGTACTCTGATTCCCTACTGGAGCAGGCGGCTCGGTCGCCGATCCATGAAGGCATCACAGATCTCAGATCGAGTCGGCAGCTTTACCGTCGAAGAAGCCGGCGATCGCGTCATGATAGGAGGGCGGTGTCATCTTTTTCTTGAGGGTTCTATCCATGTCTGACTTCACGCACGATTCGTTTCAGCATCTATTTTCACAG
This region of Leptonema illini DSM 21528 genomic DNA includes:
- a CDS encoding PLP-dependent aminotransferase family protein, which encodes MRSELLYRSIADRLKLQIDQGVLRPGDRMPSLRSLQHREQCSLSTVLEAYHLLEQDGWIEARPQSGHFVLARSSPTVRLVSEVSIDGRISQILKDLGDPRMISFGAAVPSDSFLPLAQISRSLARQNRAEDSHRYEDPRGNPALRRFLAVLHSSRKRVYDEDDVVITNGCSEALFVSLMTLAQRNSDTVLVESPAYFGIYQIIELFGLRAIEIHSSPSTGVSPEDFARAVQMHRPRAAILIPNFSNPTGALMPANAKRDIAAIARAEGVAIIEDDIYGDIFYEGDERPPALLAGGDASGVLCGSVSKIISPGLRIGWAISKEFGGRIGATKRILNLSTNRLAQAATLDFMRRRSYEIHLKRLRTTLAGLSARYRQELVKAFPHAEISRPGGGYAIWVKTESDTQQLSALSREHSISIAPGFLFDASGEHRRCFRMNCGLEWTPRTRTAVETLGRLYREMDP
- a CDS encoding PhzF family phenazine biosynthesis protein, whose product is MSPSKLPIYQIDAFAAKRFAGNPAAVVPLDVWPADDVMQRIAAENNLAETAFFVREGDGYRIRWFTPTVEVDLCGHATLASAYVLWDLLGSTEQELLFQSKGGPLPVIRKDDLLVLDFPARPARPVTDDNEIEQLATALGQRPVELLKANNYMAVYNSGDELRRLQPDFAHLKKLDAFGIIATAPGDQQNDYLCRYFAPGAGVDEDPATGSAQCTLIPYWSRRLGRRSMKASQISDRVGSFTVEEAGDRVMIGGRCHLFLEGSIHV
- the dcm gene encoding DNA (cytosine-5-)-methyltransferase codes for the protein MNELRFIDLFAGIGGIRLGFEKQGMRCVFSSEWDVHSQRTYEANFGERPAGDIHKIASDEIPDFDILCAGFPCQPFSIAGVSKKNALGRKHGFEDETQGTLFFEIARILRDRKPSAFLLENVKNLRSHDGGRTLAVIVRTLEELGYHLEYRVISAAPVLPQKRERIYLVGFRNASAAAQFSFPEPNELPLPARLKERARDLGSRPVLPLYPGIGWILDDKVEEKYTLTDRLWDYLQRYKEKHAAKGNGFGFGLTGPDEQARTLSARYYKDGSEILIPQRKSKGNPHANPRRLTPRECARLMGFPDDFKITVSDTQAYRQFGNSVAVPVVTAIAARIGRALLASRPNRRTG